The Desulfobaccales bacterium genome contains the following window.
TGGCTTTTCTTCATAGCCCTCATCCACAATTCCCGGAGTTTGTCTTGCAGGATTGGCCTTCCCTCCATATTTAGGAAAACATATGGGCTTTGAGGGTTAGCCAGCTGAATCTGTTGCTCTTCCAACACGTTCTTCATGGATGGCCGGATTTCAATCCGGCGATTGCTGGCGGCTGTTTTGAGCTCGGCCTTCTCCAGATTTCTCACCCGGCTCAACTCAACATGGATAAACCGATCATCGACTGCTGACCATTTCAGGGCCACCTGCTCTGATGGCCTCATGCCCGTAAGCACCGCCAGTTTGAAGTATGGCCTGTACCAAGCCGGAATGAACTCTATCAGACTGGCCCATTCCTCCATGGTGAATGGGTGGATACGCAATCTCTTCACCTGTGGCAATTTTAACGCATGGAAAGGGTCCGGCAGATCAATCCAGTCAAACTCGCCACAGGCATCCTTGAAAATCACCCGCAAGGGTATCAGGATATTGTGGATCCTCTTAGCAGTCAGGGGACTGCCTCCTGGCGACTTTTTAGTCCGCAGGTGCGACAGAAACTTCTTCATGAGCACTGGCCGGAACTCGCTAAACGCCGACTTCCCGAAGTAAGGCAAGAGGTGGCTCCTGAGTATGCTGGTGTAATCTCTAACTAAACTGGCGCTCATGCCAGGGCTCATCTCCGGCCACCATTGCTCCACATAATCACCAAAGATGATGTCCTTTGGGGCTCTCCGAAAGGTCTTGCCCTCCAACCTGGTGAAGTGGTCCATCTTGCTGTTGTGAGGGAAACTTTTCCCGAATTCAAATACCCCGTTTTCGATTTGGGAGACAATGAGGTCCAGCATTTTTCGCAAGCGCAAACGGTTCGTAGGGTTGTCATCCAGCCCGGAAGGCTCCCGAACTCGGTCCCCCAGATAGTAGAAGTCCACCCAGAGTCTG
Protein-coding sequences here:
- a CDS encoding DUF3596 domain-containing protein, which produces MQQAKVIDFPKTSKQETRTRGRLNAGKSGRVYARGDRLWVDFYYLGDRVREPSGLDDNPTNRLRLRKMLDLIVSQIENGVFEFGKSFPHNSKMDHFTRLEGKTFRRAPKDIIFGDYVEQWWPEMSPGMSASLVRDYTSILRSHLLPYFGKSAFSEFRPVLMKKFLSHLRTKKSPGGSPLTAKRIHNILIPLRVIFKDACGEFDWIDLPDPFHALKLPQVKRLRIHPFTMEEWASLIEFIPAWYRPYFKLAVLTGMRPSEQVALKWSAVDDRFIHVELSRVRNLEKAELKTAASNRRIEIRPSMKNVLEEQQIQLANPQSPYVFLNMEGRPILQDKLRELWMRAMKKSQLPYRRMYEIRHTFTSWALAAGETPEWVARTLGHVTTAMIYKTYGRYIPNLTRQDGSALEGLLAGTANEKGNPE